The following proteins are encoded in a genomic region of Nitrospira sp.:
- a CDS encoding AI-2E family transporter produces the protein MTRPQLFTVVFFALLALLLYQIGLILQPFLFPALWAALLAHWVFPLHRRLTALMSGRDTLFAACLTVGVLTVVVVPVVLMSVVLVREAVAVEQTIHEWIVAGGVQQLPERLAAVPVIGSWLRSLVAGGNGQLVPMEDAVVSGAKWLSQFLVSQMGDLLKNAVVLVSNFFIMLMVLFFLFKDGERWMDSLYELVPMDESHKQKILTRLDQTVRAVVKGMLVTALVQGVLAGLAYLVLSVPFPMVLTALTIVLAPIPFGGTALVWGPVVVYFFAIGAMGKALGMLAWGVGVVSMVDQFLRPWLIGQDVQIPVLLLVLSVLGGLGLYGLLGLFVGPIIISLFMTAIQIYREEYFVPDAAVAQSAPPSS, from the coding sequence ATGACTCGTCCACAACTTTTTACGGTCGTCTTCTTCGCTCTTCTGGCGCTGTTGCTCTATCAGATCGGACTGATCTTACAGCCCTTCCTCTTCCCGGCCCTGTGGGCGGCGTTGCTGGCCCATTGGGTGTTTCCATTGCATCGCCGATTGACGGCGCTGATGAGCGGGCGCGATACGTTGTTTGCCGCTTGTTTGACCGTCGGGGTGCTAACGGTGGTGGTGGTTCCGGTGGTCTTGATGAGTGTGGTCTTGGTGCGGGAAGCGGTGGCGGTGGAGCAGACTATCCATGAGTGGATTGTCGCCGGGGGCGTTCAGCAGTTACCTGAGCGGCTGGCGGCGGTACCGGTGATCGGCAGCTGGCTGCGTTCGTTGGTGGCGGGCGGCAATGGGCAGCTGGTGCCGATGGAGGACGCCGTGGTGTCGGGAGCCAAATGGCTGAGCCAGTTTTTGGTGAGTCAGATGGGGGATCTCCTGAAGAATGCCGTGGTCCTCGTCAGCAACTTTTTCATCATGCTGATGGTGCTCTTTTTCCTGTTCAAAGACGGCGAACGCTGGATGGACTCGCTGTACGAGCTCGTCCCCATGGACGAGTCGCATAAACAGAAAATTCTCACGCGGCTCGATCAAACGGTCCGGGCGGTCGTGAAGGGCATGCTGGTCACCGCGCTGGTGCAGGGCGTGCTGGCCGGGTTGGCGTATCTCGTGTTGAGTGTGCCGTTCCCGATGGTGTTGACGGCGCTGACGATCGTGCTGGCGCCGATTCCTTTCGGCGGCACGGCCTTGGTCTGGGGGCCGGTGGTGGTGTATTTCTTCGCCATCGGTGCCATGGGAAAAGCGCTGGGCATGTTGGCCTGGGGCGTCGGCGTGGTCTCGATGGTCGATCAGTTTCTCCGGCCGTGGCTCATTGGGCAGGATGTCCAGATTCCGGTGCTGCTGCTGGTGCTCTCCGTGCTCGGCGGTCTCGGACTATACGGATTGCTGGGATTGTTTGTCGGTCCGATCATCATTAGCCTCTTCATGACGGCGATCCAGATTTATCGGGAAGAGTATTTCGTTCCCGATGCCGCTGTGGCACAGAGCGCCCCTCCATCCTCCTGA
- a CDS encoding polymer-forming cytoskeletal protein produces the protein MKKSGYMDDGNITLLAKGVELKGEIRVDGTVRIDGRLEGDIYTKGQVIVGEDGVVKGTITAGILISSGRIKATITASDRVQLLKTGIIMGEVHAPIFSMEEGAKFQGVSDMGVTTWPEDVPRLPGAVRDMNGNRNRPVAVLGKKPDL, from the coding sequence ATGAAAAAGAGCGGGTATATGGACGACGGGAATATCACGTTGTTGGCCAAAGGGGTGGAGCTCAAGGGCGAGATTCGTGTTGATGGCACGGTGCGTATTGACGGTCGCCTGGAAGGGGATATCTACACCAAGGGCCAAGTCATTGTCGGAGAAGATGGTGTGGTGAAGGGAACGATTACGGCCGGTATATTGATCAGCAGCGGGCGCATCAAGGCGACGATTACCGCCAGCGATCGGGTGCAATTGCTCAAGACCGGTATCATTATGGGTGAAGTCCATGCGCCGATCTTCTCGATGGAAGAAGGCGCGAAGTTTCAGGGTGTCAGTGACATGGGTGTGACGACGTGGCCGGAGGATGTCCCGCGGTTGCCGGGTGCGGTCCGGGACATGAATGGCAATCGCAATCGCCCCGTCGCGGTTCTGGGGAAAAAGCCGGACCTCTGA
- a CDS encoding PBP1A family penicillin-binding protein: MPRVGRVLKWLMGGMVALVCAAMVAVAGYGALLAASIALPKSDEHPPLLIFGAPHLLKPGEPVVETGVFDRLHRLGYRAVSDVQGPGDYLASQDVIDLYLHAQEESHQPPRRVHVELKDGVITNVMSMQERESLPFVALEAPLLSGMRGGSRQVREWVPYNQIPALVIKTVLAVEDRRFFSHYGVDPVAIGRALWANVTRGGVVQGGSTITQQLAKNLFYSPQRTLGRKLREVVAAFVMEWKYRKEEILESYLNEIYLGQAGSVSIYGVGEAAHRYFGKPLDALSIEEVALIGGMIKGPNTYSPTKNLEHATHRRNVVLRRLRDEGVLTEDAWKEAVNRPVQVSLPEDVVADAPYFVDYLLRQVEAGTGMGIPEGARIYSTLDPYMQQLATDALHKGLAKLEQQYPALREGETPLQGALVVLEARTGHLRAMVGGREYRTSQFNRAAQAHRQAGSLFKPFVYLAAFEAARAEGSTGITPATMLADEPVSFESGTGPWSPQNYDRQFHGQVTVRAALEQSLNVPAVRTAHRLGIGSINRLLRGFGLQGALPDNLSVALGSASVSLLEITAAYGGLANAGVVVKPVALTNLVRDSGETVWSPMVDRHQAVSAQGAYLATSLLKGVLDRGTGSKARAWGLRGPVAGKTGTTDGYRDAWFVGYTPELVIGVWVGFDDERAIRLTGSQAALPIWVDVARRLIPADSPDFPIPSGIISRAIDPRTGQLATAQCPERVTEVFLEGTEPSVYCEIHGGGLWERVKHRLGLS, encoded by the coding sequence ATGCCGAGAGTCGGTCGCGTACTGAAATGGCTGATGGGTGGAATGGTGGCTTTGGTCTGTGCGGCGATGGTGGCCGTGGCGGGCTACGGAGCCCTGTTGGCTGCATCCATTGCCCTCCCCAAGAGCGATGAACATCCACCCCTCTTGATCTTTGGTGCGCCGCATTTGCTGAAGCCGGGAGAGCCGGTGGTCGAGACCGGGGTGTTCGACCGGTTGCATCGGCTGGGTTATCGCGCTGTCTCGGACGTGCAGGGGCCCGGCGACTATCTGGCGTCGCAGGATGTCATCGATCTGTACCTGCATGCGCAGGAGGAGAGCCATCAGCCCCCCCGGCGTGTGCATGTGGAACTGAAAGACGGCGTGATCACGAATGTGATGTCCATGCAGGAGCGGGAGTCGCTTCCGTTTGTGGCTTTGGAAGCGCCCTTGCTGAGCGGCATGCGTGGCGGGTCGCGGCAGGTGCGGGAGTGGGTGCCCTACAATCAGATTCCTGCCTTGGTCATCAAGACGGTTTTGGCGGTGGAAGACCGGCGGTTCTTTTCCCACTATGGTGTCGATCCCGTTGCCATCGGCCGGGCGCTGTGGGCGAATGTGACGCGCGGCGGTGTGGTGCAGGGCGGGAGCACGATTACCCAGCAGCTGGCCAAGAATCTGTTTTATTCACCGCAACGGACCCTGGGACGAAAGCTGCGCGAGGTGGTGGCGGCGTTTGTCATGGAATGGAAGTACCGCAAGGAAGAGATCCTCGAAAGTTATCTCAATGAGATCTATCTCGGGCAAGCCGGCTCGGTGTCGATCTATGGCGTCGGCGAAGCGGCGCATCGATATTTCGGGAAACCCCTGGATGCCCTCTCGATCGAGGAAGTGGCGCTGATCGGCGGAATGATCAAGGGGCCGAACACCTACTCTCCGACAAAAAATCTGGAGCATGCGACCCATCGCCGGAATGTGGTGCTCCGCCGGTTGCGCGATGAGGGGGTGCTGACCGAAGACGCGTGGAAGGAGGCGGTGAATCGGCCGGTCCAGGTGTCATTGCCAGAGGATGTCGTGGCGGACGCCCCGTATTTTGTCGACTATCTGCTGCGGCAGGTGGAGGCGGGAACCGGGATGGGCATTCCCGAAGGCGCCCGGATCTATTCGACGCTCGATCCGTACATGCAGCAACTCGCGACTGATGCTCTGCACAAAGGGCTGGCCAAGCTGGAGCAGCAGTACCCGGCGTTGCGCGAGGGCGAGACGCCGCTGCAGGGCGCTCTCGTAGTGCTCGAAGCGCGAACCGGCCATCTCCGCGCGATGGTCGGGGGGCGCGAGTATCGTACAAGTCAATTCAATCGGGCGGCGCAGGCGCACCGGCAGGCAGGGTCCTTGTTCAAACCCTTTGTGTATCTTGCGGCGTTTGAGGCGGCTCGCGCTGAGGGGAGTACAGGGATCACCCCGGCGACGATGTTGGCCGATGAGCCGGTGAGTTTCGAGTCCGGGACCGGACCCTGGTCGCCGCAGAACTACGACCGCCAGTTTCATGGACAGGTCACGGTGCGGGCGGCGCTCGAACAGTCGCTGAATGTGCCGGCGGTGCGCACGGCGCATCGATTGGGGATCGGATCGATCAACCGGCTGTTGCGGGGATTCGGCCTTCAGGGAGCGTTGCCCGACAATCTCTCGGTCGCGCTCGGGAGCGCCTCGGTCTCGCTTCTCGAAATCACGGCGGCATATGGCGGCCTGGCGAATGCGGGTGTGGTGGTGAAGCCCGTCGCCCTCACCAATCTGGTCCGTGACTCCGGAGAGACAGTCTGGAGCCCGATGGTGGACCGGCATCAGGCGGTGTCGGCGCAGGGGGCGTACCTGGCGACGTCACTGTTGAAGGGCGTGCTGGATCGGGGAACCGGATCGAAAGCGAGAGCCTGGGGATTGCGGGGTCCGGTTGCCGGGAAGACCGGCACCACGGACGGGTATCGCGATGCCTGGTTCGTCGGCTACACACCGGAGTTGGTGATCGGCGTTTGGGTTGGATTTGACGACGAACGGGCGATTCGCCTGACCGGCTCACAGGCCGCCTTGCCGATCTGGGTGGACGTGGCGCGCCGGCTCATTCCTGCCGATTCTCCCGATTTTCCCATCCCGAGCGGGATCATTTCACGAGCGATCGACCCGCGCACGGGCCAGTTGGCGACGGCGCAGTGTCCTGAGCGGGTGACGGAGGTGTTTCTGGAAGGGACGGAACCGAGCGTGTATTGCGAGATTCATGGCGGAGGACTGTGGGAGCGAGTGAAGCACCGGCTCGGATTATCCTAG
- a CDS encoding response regulator yields MASILVIDDDEALRLLLREMLEADGHAVREAANGREGLALYRAQPADLVITDILMPEQDGMEVILELTREFLDARVIAMTGASGEQNFLSVAKLFGARHILEKPFGADQIRRLVDYTLAH; encoded by the coding sequence GTGGCATCCATTCTAGTCATCGACGACGATGAGGCATTGCGGCTCCTGCTGCGGGAGATGCTGGAGGCCGACGGCCACGCGGTCCGTGAAGCCGCCAACGGACGTGAAGGGCTGGCCCTCTACCGGGCACAGCCGGCCGATCTGGTCATTACCGATATTTTGATGCCGGAGCAGGACGGGATGGAAGTGATTCTGGAACTCACCAGGGAATTTCTCGACGCCCGCGTCATCGCCATGACCGGCGCGTCGGGGGAGCAAAACTTCCTCAGCGTCGCCAAGCTCTTCGGGGCCCGCCATATTCTGGAGAAGCCCTTTGGGGCCGATCAAATTCGCCGCCTGGTGGACTACACGCTGGCTCACTAA
- a CDS encoding ABC-F family ATP-binding cassette domain-containing protein encodes MPPIMLLSCESISKSYGVKPLFSDLSIGLAEGDRVGLIGPNGSGKSTLLKILAGIEDPDDGTRSLRRHVRLSYVPQESTFPPDLTVEEVLAQTLREEGLDPHQESGRIARALSLGEFPDSDQHVRTLSGGWKKRLAIARSLLMEPDVLMMDEPTNHLDVEGILWLERLLKSETRAYLVISHDRRFLESVAERMIELNRIYPQGVFEATGHYSDFLEAREANLAAQANEHATLANKVRREVEWLRRGPKARTTKAKARIDAAGALISDLADRDGRRELAPAGIDFTASGRKSKQLIVAQQLGKKLGSRQIVKDLELILGPGQRLGLLGPNGSGKSTLMKLLAGTLKPDTGTVTRADKLRIVTFEQHRESLDQHVSLRRSLAPAGGDSVIYQDRSIHLVSWAKRFLFRPEQLDLPVSRLSGGEQARLLIARLMLQPADVLMLDEPTNDLDIPTLDVLEENLLEFPGALILVTHDRWLLDRVSTMMLALDGTGNAEWFADFAQWEAAQERGTSGSPGPVPTRAANNNGPKPKQTRKGLSHAEQKEWDKIEGLIVKAEAAVTACQAATEDPAVTSDATMLQARYTALAEAQTNVERLYARWTELEEKRTQAMQPS; translated from the coding sequence ATGCCACCTATTATGCTCCTGAGTTGTGAGTCCATCAGCAAGAGCTATGGCGTGAAGCCCCTCTTTTCCGACCTGTCCATCGGCCTGGCCGAGGGGGATCGCGTCGGACTCATCGGTCCGAACGGGTCCGGGAAGTCTACCCTGCTGAAGATTCTCGCCGGCATCGAGGACCCTGACGACGGCACCCGCTCACTGCGCCGCCACGTCCGCCTGAGTTATGTCCCGCAGGAATCCACCTTTCCTCCCGACCTCACCGTGGAAGAAGTCTTAGCGCAAACCCTGCGCGAGGAAGGACTGGACCCGCACCAAGAGAGCGGCCGCATCGCCCGCGCCTTGAGCCTGGGAGAATTCCCTGACTCCGACCAGCACGTGCGAACCCTCTCCGGCGGATGGAAGAAGCGCCTGGCGATTGCCCGGTCCCTCTTGATGGAGCCGGACGTGCTGATGATGGACGAACCGACGAACCATTTGGACGTCGAGGGCATTCTCTGGCTCGAACGCCTGTTGAAATCCGAAACCCGCGCCTACCTGGTAATCAGCCACGACCGGCGCTTCCTCGAATCCGTGGCGGAACGGATGATCGAACTCAATCGAATTTATCCGCAGGGCGTCTTCGAAGCCACCGGACACTACAGCGATTTCCTGGAAGCGCGCGAGGCCAATCTCGCCGCCCAGGCGAATGAACATGCCACCCTCGCCAATAAAGTACGGCGCGAAGTCGAATGGCTTCGCCGAGGGCCGAAGGCGCGCACGACCAAAGCCAAAGCCCGTATCGACGCAGCCGGAGCCCTGATTAGCGACCTAGCGGACCGCGACGGCCGCCGTGAACTGGCCCCGGCCGGAATCGACTTCACCGCCTCCGGGCGCAAATCCAAACAATTGATCGTCGCCCAGCAGTTAGGCAAGAAGCTGGGATCCCGGCAGATCGTCAAGGATCTCGAACTCATCCTTGGGCCCGGTCAACGGCTCGGCTTGCTCGGCCCGAACGGCAGCGGGAAATCCACGCTGATGAAACTGCTGGCGGGCACGTTGAAGCCCGATACCGGCACGGTCACCCGCGCCGACAAGCTTCGGATCGTCACCTTCGAGCAGCATCGCGAGTCACTGGACCAGCACGTATCCCTCCGCCGATCCCTCGCGCCCGCCGGCGGCGATTCCGTCATCTATCAGGATCGTTCGATCCATCTCGTCTCCTGGGCCAAGCGGTTTCTCTTTCGGCCCGAACAGCTCGACCTGCCCGTGTCACGGCTCTCCGGCGGCGAACAGGCCCGGCTCTTGATCGCGCGGCTCATGTTGCAGCCGGCCGATGTGCTCATGCTGGACGAACCGACGAATGATCTGGATATCCCGACGCTCGATGTGTTGGAAGAAAATCTTCTGGAGTTTCCTGGCGCGCTGATCCTCGTGACCCATGACCGGTGGTTGCTCGATCGCGTCTCCACCATGATGCTGGCGCTGGATGGAACAGGCAACGCCGAATGGTTCGCCGACTTTGCCCAATGGGAAGCGGCCCAGGAGCGAGGGACCTCCGGCTCTCCAGGCCCCGTGCCCACTCGCGCCGCGAACAACAACGGCCCCAAGCCGAAACAGACCCGCAAAGGGCTCTCGCATGCGGAACAAAAAGAATGGGACAAGATCGAAGGCTTGATCGTCAAAGCGGAAGCCGCCGTGACCGCTTGCCAAGCCGCCACGGAAGATCCTGCTGTCACATCCGATGCCACGATGTTGCAAGCCCGGTACACCGCGTTGGCCGAAGCCCAGACCAATGTCGAGCGCCTCTATGCCCGCTGGACGGAACTGGAAGAGAAGCGCACGCAGGCAATGCAGCCGTCTTAG